The Tubulanus polymorphus chromosome 1, tnTubPoly1.2, whole genome shotgun sequence genome contains a region encoding:
- the LOC141899506 gene encoding kinesin-like protein KIF9, translated as MSARTKKVKVWVRTRPTSNFAHGMIDLQKDGKTINIHCKRDAKKGVVNNQILDWSFKMDGLLHNANQEQVQDTCARDMVSAALDGYNGTLMCYGQTGAGKTFTVTGATENYKHRGVIPRSLSQIFREIDDRPESAISVRVSYLEIYNETMFDLLSTLPESNNPISPMAVVEDQHGVYVKGLSCHLAQNEEDALNLLFEGEMNRAIAEHSLNKVSSRSHCIFTVYIENRSRVQSDAKYTISKINFVDLAGSERLSKTKSEGKTQQEAMYINKSLTFLEQTIIALADKRREHIPFRQTKLTHYLKDSIGGNCRTILVANIWGEAAQIEETISTLRFATRMMCVGSEPAVNENIDPVIMVKKLEKEIYALKHELAMHDTLNNRSQVTYEALSEQQKYDIQQQVQRYLEGTLEEIDIVNIRQIHGVFECFKEYYNSIEREVEERVREKYAGMLEQARAQAISAGSQKAETLGDEIQFVGEPDRQSFGVGVAPRGAKAEPTSVINAKKREMKRKSKERNSPLGTKGPSSPPASQKGEGAPTPHTPSAGGEKELHMEATTPASSMGERTVIQPPRPSTPPNRTAAFEEFRQERGSEIYRILTENKDIFATKKKSYSQLARQINNTKVEIDNSKMRLEALKQEREANGILLNDDGEIIITEEEFLEIKKLKELKHQYKSDYAELKDLKTEVQYCQKLVDQCRQKLIQEFDNWYSESFLDNPDIQTSAEHGFGTRSGILPQTMMEDDGEKFDRLQMELMMENPDSVPYYNAKMRTQRRKTYETAMSQPQSGMRRKPGTPIISVRDKPPTMLQVQ; from the exons ATGAGTGCACGTACGAAGAAAGTGAAGGTCTGGGTGAGAACTCGACCGACTTCAAACTTTGCGCATGGAATGATCGACCTCCAAAAAGATGGAAAA ACGATCAACATCCATTGCAAACGAGATGCGAAGAAAGGTGTTGTGAACAATCAGATTCTGGATTGGTCGTTTAAGATGGACGGACTCCTTCACAATGCCAATCAGGAACAAGTTCAAGATACATGTGCTCGTGACATGGTTAGTGCCGCTTTAGACGGCTACAATG GAACGTTAATGTGCTATGGTCAGACTGGGGCTGGTAAAACGTTTACTGTCACCGGAGCTACAGAAAACTATAAACATCGTGGAGTCATCCCGAGATCGTTGTCACAGATCTTCCGAGAAATTGATGACCGGCCGGAGAGTGCGATATCAGTCAG AGTTTCATATTTGGAGATTTATAACGAGACAATGTTTGATTTGCTGTCCACGTTACCTGAAAGTAATAATCCAATATCGCCAATGGCAGTAGTAGAGGATCAGCACGGTGTATACGTGAAGGGGCTGTCCTGTCATCTTGCGCAAAATGAAGAAGATGCTCTGAATCTCTTATTCGAG GGTGAAATGAATAGAGCTATTGCCGAACATTCACTCAACAAAGTTTCATCGAGATCACACTGTATTTTTACGGTTTATATCGAG aatCGTTCAAGAGTTCAATCAGATGCTAAATACACAATCTCTAAGATAAATTTTGTTGATTTGGCCGGATCTGAACGACTGAGCAAGACGAAG TCTGAAGGCAAAACACAACAAGAAGCAATGTACATTAATAAATCTCTGACGTTTCTCGAGCAAACGATTATTGCTCTTGCTGATAAACGCAGAGAGCACATTCCGTTCCGACAAACGAAGTTGACTCATTATCTCAAGGACTCCATCGGAGGCAATTGTCGTACAATACTGGTCGCTAATATATGGGGAGAAGCAGCGCAAATAGAAGAGACA ATTTCGACATTAAGATTTGCAACAAGGATGATGTGTGTAGGAAGTGAACCAGCCGTCAATGAGAATATAGATCCAGTG ATAATGGtaaaaaagttagaaaagGAAATATATGCACTGAAGCATGAACTAGCAATGCATGATACTCTG AATAATCGTAGTCAAGTTACATATGAAGCGTTATCTGAACAGCAGAAATATGACATCCAACAGCAGGTGCAGAGATATTTAGAGGGAACACTTGAAGAGATTGAT ATTGTTAATATACGTCAGATACATGGAGTGTTTGAATGTTTCAAAGAATATTATAA TTCTATTGAGAGAGAAGTTGAAGAGAGAGTACGTGAGAAGTATGCTGGCATGTTGGAGCAAGCGAGAGCACAGGCGATAAGTGCTGGCTCCCAGAAAGCTGAAACTCTTGGCgatgaaatacaatttgtTGGTGAACCTGATAGACAGAGCTTTGGAGTCGGTGTTGCTCCTAGAGGTGCGAAAGCTGAACCTACTTCCGTCATTAATGCCAAGAAACGTGAAATGAAGCGAAAGTCAAAAGAAAGAAATAG TCCACTAGGAACAAAAGGTCCGAGCAGTCCGCCTGCAAGTCAAAAAGGAGAAGGTGCTCCAACCCCACACACTCCATCTGCTGGAGGCGAAAAAGAACTGCATATGGAAGCCACAACTCCAGCTAGTTCAATGGGTGAGAGAACAGTAATACAACCTCCGAGACCAAG CACTCCTCCAAATCGAACTGCGGCATTTGAAGAGTTTAGACAAGAACGAGGCAGTGAGATTTATAGAATTCTTACTGAAAATAAAG atatttttgctACAAAGAAAAAATCATACTCTCAACTGGCAAGACAGATAAATAACACAAAAGTGGAAATTGACAACAGTAAAATGCGTCTTGAAGCCTTGAAACAAGAACGCGAAGCTAATG GAATACTTCTAAACGATGATGGAGAAATAATCATTACTGAAGAGGAATTCTTGGAGAttaaaaaactgaaagaaTTGAAACATCAGTACAAGTCAGACTATGCTGAACTAAAAGACCTTAAAACTGAAGTGCAGTACTGTCAGAAATTGGTTGATCAATGCAGACAGAAACTGATACAAG aatttgataattggtACTCTGAGAGTTTCTTAGATAACCCTGATATTCAGACGAGCGCAGAGCATGGGTTCGGTACCCGTTCTGGAATACTACCCCAAACAATG ATGGAAGATGATGGGGAGAAATTTGACCGTTTACAAATGGAATTAATGATGGAGAACCCGGATTCAGTGCCCTATTATAATGCTAAAATGAGAACACAGCGAAGA AAAACCTATGAAACAGCTATGTCTCAACCGCAGTCTGGTATGCGTCGTAAGCCAGGTACACCAATTATATCCGTTCGAGATAAACCTCCTACCATGTTGCAAGTACAATAG
- the LOC141910613 gene encoding protein phosphatase 1 regulatory subunit 36-like, translated as MPKQEAEQIIDCPSIPQNGRWIWKEESNTLEYVSNNPGADKQEKKKRAKGGTHFLQEFGLKMTERVTPNLAGRTGIGLRGARAGLHRSANRGKPKPGEEETVVSLQKVKDVAYDMLVDLQSVSPVFDDLYDTVQFDEFLVYMLSYYQCYFEKIAQDNKPNPMNIEPSAAELKVYEEICNKLEVAQKQLGKAYCILILGLGLEPYHHMACGLSRVSATYTDRDLYETLYEFISYVVWITFRRKEFDSIRKEVGRMLRSDTFNPALRVKNAPESADERKHLEKKTAAQQNNKNTPAEYRRLHPKRPAIKSIIHQRSPALVSILPSPKEEASWLFQKRSDITVQDDGDHIDDIRVPINRHEFKAGIIGEPISQFNQQLAPLGADMEDGEDEEGQGTDRRGSSMDSQLKADLRAGTAVTHTTTEACLSDEEDD; from the exons ATGCCAAAACAAGAAGCTGAACAAATAATCGACTGC CCTTCGATTCCACAAAATGGACGATGGATATGGAAAGAAGAATCGAATACACTAGAGTATGTAAG taacaATCCTGGTGCAGATAAacaagaaaagaagaaaagagCAAAAGGAGGAACACACTTTCTGCAGGAGTTTGGATTGAAAATGACAGAAAG AGTAACTCCAAATCTAGCTGGTCGAACGGGGATAGGTTTGCGGGGTGCCAGAGCCGGTTTGCATCGATCTGCAAATCGAGGAAAACCAAAACCAGGAGAGGAAGAAACAGTTGTTTCTTTACAGAAAGTGAAAG ATGTTGCTTATGATATGCTCGTTGATCTACAGTCAGTCTCACCAGTTTTTGATGATCTTTATGA tacGGTTCAATTTGATGAGTTCCTCGTCTACATGCTCAGTTATTATCaatgttattttgaaaaaatcgcgCAGGATAACAAACCCAACCCTATGAATAT AGAACCTAGTGCAGCTGAACTGAAGGTCTATGAAGAAATTTGCAACAAACTGGAAGTCGCTCAGAAACAGCTGGGGAAGGCTTACTGTATTCTTATACTAGGATTAGGCCTGGAACCATATCACCACATGGCATGTGGTTT aTCACGGGTTTCTGCTACATATACTGATCGAGATTTGTATGAG ACTTTGTACGAATTCATTTCCTATGTTGTGTGGATTACGTTCAGacgaaaagaatttgatagtATTAGAAAAGAAGTTGGGCGAATGTTGCGTTCAGACACATTTAATCCGGCTCTACGTGTGAAAAATGCTCCCGAATCGGCCGATGAAAGAAAGCATTTGGAGAAGAAAACTGCTGCGCAGCAGAATAATAAAAATACCCCTGCTGAATACAGACGATTACATCC TAAACGTCCAGCTATCAAAAGTATCATACA TCAAAGATCCCCAGCACTTGTATCAATACTGCCATCTCCAAAAGAGGAAGCTTCGTGGTTGTTTCAAAAGAGATCTGACAT AACAGTACAGGATGATGGAGATCATATTGATGACATCAGAGTCCCAATAAATAGACATGAATTCAA AGCTGGAATTATTGGTGAACCAATTAGTCAATTTAACCAGCAACTTGCCCCATTAGGAGCGGATATGGAAGATGGTGAAGATGAAGAAGGACAGGGAACTGACAGACGTGGGTCAAGTATGGATTCACAACTTAAAGCAG ATCTCAGAGCTGGAACTGCCGTTACTCACACGACAACCGAAGCTTGTCTCAGCGATGAAGAGgatgattga
- the LOC141914793 gene encoding uncharacterized protein LOC141914793: MNEPQATYLSSGSGGFSHGSAKKKIRSLSNKKGGREEHRLNSTDAGRTRRLYKSNDEGNGTMENNPKNTDGFTNKSSSMGRKRAETSESEMHSSHSWRHSQNVPNRHSTILQGSYIYIPGYEGKAVYVDSKLSGKRVVSTYKPPNKANAISYFAIKFDQPIENSYQPGDEISGKVILDVQFPIAVRGVEFKITGFGSVTVSKEGFVNHRKKECYLTKKNRILGHGDNRATMINPGQYVSRFKYKLPSDIPASILSEDVVKTSMYKLDVSYVAQAIVYDDTVIKGNSIAKGRSGYIVVAKPIKVIASAFKVVNPKEIDTNPLPLSHTEYLNKKSKKDTPAIFLEVSNNVVHAGKEIQISIDCDKDYAKNVQEINLELVQTVTVPNSGFKNSKVVHELHHDVKRLEISKEIATWNILFLTPVTLVPTYAELPNLINIGYNLKVNICLPNKWMIMRMPLEIYRTVGLLNDTSSSVPVFRSVRRFPRLTNSLHKEGMGNGSAYKKNDVKVEVTYENEHGCKKGGALSCIS, translated from the coding sequence ATGAATGAGCCACAGGCAACCTATCTATCCTCGGGATCAGGAGGTTTTTCACACGGATCAGCCAAGAAAAAAATCCGATCTCTATCGAACAAGAAAGGAGGCAGGGAGGAACACCGCTTGAACTCGACGGACGCAGGCAGAACTAGACGACTTTATAAAAGCAATGATGAAGGCAATGgtacaatggagaacaatccAAAAAACACAGACGGGTTCACAAATAAAAGCAGCAGCATGGGTAGAAAAAGGGCGGAAACTAGCGAATCCGAGATGCACTCGAGTCATAGTTGGCGTCATTCGCAAAACGTCCCCAATAGACATTCAACAATTCTACAAGGAAGCTACATTTACATTCCCGGGTACGAAGGCAAGGCAGTCTATGTTGATTCGAAACTATCCGGAAAACGAGTCGTCTCGACGTATAAACCACCGAATAAAGCGAACGCGATCAGTTATTTCGCGATCAAATTCGATCAACCGATCGAAAACAGCTACCAACCGGGTGACGAGATCAGCGGAAAGGTGATCTTAGACGTGCAGTTTCCGATCGCGGTTCGCGGAGTCGAATTCAAAATAACCGGCTTCGGGTCGGTGACCGTGAGCAAAGAAGGCTTCGTAAATCATCGGAAAAAAGAGTGCTACCTGACGAAAAAGAATCGAATACTCGGACACGGAGATAACCGAGCGACGATGATAAACCCCGGTCAGTACGTCAGCCGGTTTAAATATAAACTACCGTCGGATATTCCGGCGTCGATTCTCAGCGAAGACGTCGTCAAAACATCGATGTATAAACTAGACGTGTCGTACGTGGCGCAAGCGATAGTGTACGACGACACTGTCATCAAAGGTAATTCCATCGCGAAAGGTCGTAGCGGGTATATAGTCGTGGCGAAGCCGATCAAAGTAATTGCGAGCGCGTTCAAAGTTGTCAATCCGAAAGAGATCGATACGAACCCGCTACCGCTGTCTCATACCGAATACTTGaataaaaaaagcaaaaaagaTACGCCGGCAATTTTCCTCGAAGTAAGCAATAACGTTGTCCATGCCGGGAAGGAAATCCAAATCAGTATTGATTGCGATAAGGATTACGCGAAGAACGTGCAGGAAATCAACTTGGAACTCGTACAGACAGTTACCGTGCCGAATTCTGGATTTAAAAACTCAAAGGTAGTACACGAACTGCATCACGACGTAAAAAGACTAGAAATATCTAAGGAAATCGCGACGTGGAACATACTGTTCCTTACGCCGGTAACCTTAGTTCCTACTTACGCGGAACTACCGAACTTGATCAATATCGGCTACAACTTAAAAGTGAACATTTGTTTGCCGAATAAATGGATGATTATGCGAATGCCATTGGAAATCTACAGAACAGTCGGGTTGCTGAATGATACCAGTTCATCGGTTCCCGTATTCAGATCAGTTCGAAGATTTCCACGGTTAACAAACTCTCTCCATAAAGAAGGAATGGGAAATGGATCGGCGTACAAGAAAAACGATGTCAAAGTCGAAGTGACCTATGAAAATGAGCATGGCTGTAAAAAGGGTGGTGCGCTGTCTTGCATTTCATAA
- the LOC141914801 gene encoding alsin-like, giving the protein MYIDNSKCQCFSIVSDEDEKEGSVYFWTSHNDVKLSTTSIFNKRPILKVSMGLSHSSFLTVDRQVFCSGSNSHGQLGLGVREDTHRMKPVLVDSLKDLEISDICCGRLHTAAVSKKNGGIYCWGCSEDGQCALGEPANVNSPTLVQIPTKQSTTETSCIYKHFRYPPFKQVSCGDTHTLGVNVSGEVWSWGSGSQLGLTKIKVTHVPKKIEYLSGYKVLSVAAGAEHSLALVRKNVQTKKRRKDSFKKTVCPKCNSDIYTFVDINDECIISDEHKCPLGCEIDDSSASGGSLSRDLSPDCSNNETFAQFHSNSFDTGANVDNSADSAKNDDNARSRCDPTAKTGKRPENLDRDMKDVVQLRDKKVRNLSIPHKMSFVNVSEARNFLDKQLSCKFVPGSPRLERRPSNVLRQTLDTLWTNVKQPTVMVNNVSAATAKVVSNIRTSMDKYGISLGMADLETVSKSSSSQESLEQPSITCSSPDADEDASSVNTYSLDLSLKDNDDTDVDADLKSDKEGSPLIDPFLNFPKLTDKVGTSYDNSPVESRKQSESRLSEEVIEKMSSDDEVSRTIVAEQPPLVTNTVETSFMTNILEASMSIIQTNKDDVCTTETPQRKVSLKTAMEFKQILAETSREENDSIDLSSFNTEVWSWGTGKHGQLGHGDQLDRPQPCCIKMLGNRHVTKIAAGSKHSLALTATSKTFAWGDNKAGQLGHKDSMSVSPWKVNLPKKSLVWNVEAGPTESVYSCYTSSYQPDVYYTGLKQSSESQGPKKISGLKKLGYIKQLSIGNEFCACILDVSSTSKTAVYHEFAASERNFYNQLEKILCSVIKPLKNIENYSSIEKTSDGTVLTKLFDNFEKVTYMVGLNIDDLTACVQGAILPEKINLVAAHQNVVSLFKEFSHVFGDCLAMGAFEILAKTTGSFLEKLEDVFKDLLDEGKYDRTAMGVSFRRLMQIPLRRLGHYNRLLAKISTRFPKETDIHNLLSKASLLWDALKDAAKKEHTAAETTKIFWDVCPSKYKDSLRCPGRRLLKDSKNSPLTLHNAGRFAMHYFFLFSDIFVHAQYSSHQVLPLATLWTEPLPESDSRKNAICLKSPEERLILLAPSATEKADWLKAINLAVLKVVLNQKGYTALTESSNPTPPLNRNAEHTFYKPGPLKNATYTGSWLLGMPHGGGKISFVDGRNYTGRFKHGSPHGSGTFITPKKGALEVYDGTMKDGKMHGFGSIRYWDSSTYDGYFKNGLRCGHGIFRQGNLKGSDSASIYIGEWSNDKFNGYGVQDNIQKGEKYMGLWLDGNRHGGGVIVTLDGMYYEGNFVNNKLCGYGIMLTDDNSCYEGEFQAGTQLVGKGSLKFSNGLVLDGSFSGTWPDALKFNGNVKMTSSLNEPRGFSHMPDLVPSYFGKIAVPPEQKWSHIIKHCQAMLGCQPSEKPDTTKAWEVVAVMLAAGRKTSREEKETPITPIRLSARSRSHSLSLSDDLEKIPPHNLGILTTEYYQQILQYLGKAFNAPCHPLGKLMGSLVDVFRATYVGIGSHPRLLHHAVLEVKSYILRMYQVVRILFPDLPTDVFPVQIYPEGFEHVETPEDELRLICDEEEIGCEVISATGMLYTFLLPKIYPSLFTLYALYNEKEDERYWERVQRLNKQSDVALLSYLGVDEKFWEVSDDIFSTRSRVSMVREQVYKYAVEYLQQLSTAFCPAEKLETIRNTFNALNDAAKKAISEDFLWCMDELFPVFQYVVVRARIPHLGAEIHFIDDLMDSHLELGELGIMFTTLKASYFQIQNEKILL; this is encoded by the exons ATGTATATAGAT AATTCCAAATGtcaatgtttttctattgtcAGTGATGAAGATGAAAAAGAAGGCAGCGTTTATTTCTGGACAAGTCACAATGATGTGAAACTGTCGACTACTAGTATATTCAATAAACGTCCCATACTGAAGGTTTCTATGGGATTGAGTCATTCTAGTTTTTTGACAGTCGATCGACAAGTATTCTGTTCAGGATCGAACAGTCACGGGCAACTTGGTTTAGGTGTCCGTGAAGATACTCATCGTATGAAACCTGTTTTGGTTGATTCATTAAAAG ATTTGGAAATCAGTGATATTTGTTGCGGGCGTTTACATACAGCCGCCGTAAGCAAGAAAAATGGCGGAATTTATTGTTGGGGTTGTTCGGAAGATGGCCAGTGTGCGCTCGGAGAACCCGCTAATGTTAACTCGCCGACCTTGGTACAGATTCCGACCAAACAGTCAACAACGGAAACGAGTTgcatttacaaacatttcCGTTACCCGCCTTTCAAACAGGTATCCTGTGGTGACACGCATACGTTAGGGGTTAACGTTTCCGGTGAGGTATGGTCGTGGGGCTCCGGAAGCCAGTTGGGTTTGACGAAAATCAAAGTAACTCACGTTCCGAAAAAGATCGAATATTTGTCCGGGTATAAAGTGTTGTCCGTAGCCGCCGGCGCCGAACACAGTTTGGCGCTCGTGCGTAAGAATGTGCAAACTAAAAAACGCCGAAAAGACAGTTTCAAGAAAACCGTCTGCCCGAAATGTAACAGTGATATTTACACGTTCGTCGATATCAACGACGAATGTATTATATCGGATGAACACAAGTGTCCGCTCGGTTGTGAAATAGATGATTCCAGTGCAAGCGGGGGTTCTCTTAGTCGCGATCTATCTCCCGATTGTAGCAATAACGAAACATTTGCTCAATTTCACAGTAACTCCTTCGACACGGGTGCTAATGTCGACAATTCCGCCGATAGCGCGAAAAATGACGATAACGCGCGATCGAGATGTGATCCTACCGCGAAGACCGGAAAACGACCGGAAAATTTAGACCGCGATATGAAAGACGTCGTACAATTACGCGATAAAAAGGTGCGTAACCTGAGTATACCGCATAAAATGTCATTTGTTAACGTGTCCGAAGCGAGGAATTTTTTAGATAAGCAACTTTCGTGTAAGTTCGTGCCTGGTTCGCCGAGACTGGAGCGTCGACCTAGTAACGTATTGCGCCAAACTCTCGATACGCTCTGGACTAACGTCAAACAGCCGACGGTCATGGTCAACAACGTCTCGGCGGCTACGGCGAAGGTAGTTTCGAATATACGTACGTCGATGGACAAGTACGGTATCAGTCTAGGCATGGCGGATCTGGAAACTGTGTCGAAGTCTTCGAGTAGTCAGGAATCGTTAGAACAACCTTCGATCACCTGCAGTTCGCCAGATGCCGATGAGGACGCTTCGTCGGTGAATACGTACTCGCTAGATCTATCGTTGAAAGATAATGACGACACCGACGTCGATGCTGACCTGAAATCGGACAAAGAAGGTTCACCGTTAATCGACCCATTCTTGAATTTCCCTAAACTGACCGATAAAGTCGGCACTTCATATGATAACTCGCCGGTTGAAAGTCGCAAGCAAAGTGAAAGTCGATTAAGCGAAGAGGTCATTGAGAAAATGTCCAGCGATGATGAGGTATCTCGGACGATTGTGGCTGAACAACCACCACTAGTTACCAATACGGTTGAGACATCATTCATGACTAATATCCTTGAAGCTTCGATGTCTATAATTCAAACGAACAAAGATGATGTGTGTACTACTGAAACTCCGCAAAGAAAAGTGTCACTAAAAACAGCTATGGAATTTAAGCAAATTTTGGCTGAAACGTCAAGGGAGGAAAATG acTCCATTGATCTAAGTTCATTTAACACAGAGGTATGGAGCTGGGGTACAGGAAAGCATGGTCAGTTAGGTCATGGTGATCAACTTGATCGCCCTCAACCGTGCTGTATTAAAATGCTCGGAAACCGCCACGTAACGAAGATAGCTGCCGGATCTAAACATTCTTTAGCTTTGACAGCAACATCCAAG ACATTTGCCTGGGGCGATAATAAAGCTGGACAGCTAGGTCACAAAGACTCGATGTCGGTAAGTCCCTGGAAAGTGAATTTGCCAAAAAAGTCACTGGTATGGAATGTTGAAGCAGGTCCAACCGAATCTGTATATAGTTGTTATACGAGCAGTTACCAGCCAGATGTCTACTATACGGGATTGAAACAAAG CTCAGAGAGTCAGGGTCCAAAAAAGATATCCGGGTTGAAAAAG CTTGGCTATATCAAACAACTCTCCATCGGAAATGAATTTTGTGCCTGTATCTTAGATGTCAGTTCAACTTCTAAAACTGCTGTCTATCACGAATTTGCTGCATCCGAGCGTAACTTCTATAATCAGCTGGAAAAAATTTTGTGTTCCGTCATTAAACCACTCAAAAACATAG AAAACTACAGCTCCATTGAGAAAACAAGTGATGGTACTGTTTTAACAAaactgtttgataattttgagaaagtgACTTATATG GTTGGGCTCAATATCGACGATCTAACGGCATGCGTTCAAGGTGCTATTTTACCTGAGAAGATAAATCTAGTCGCAGCTCATCAAAATGTCGTCTCATTATTCAAAGAGTTCTCTCATGTGTTCGGTGATTGTTTGGCAATGGGTGCTTTTGAAATTCTTGCAAAAACTACCGG ATCGTTTTTGGAAAAGTTGGAAGACGTTTTCAAAGATCTGCTCGATGAAGGAAAGTATGATAGAACTGCAATGGGAGTGTCATTCCGACGTCTTATGCAAATTCCGCTGAGAAGGCTAGGTCATTATAATCGTTTGCTGGCTAAAATTTCGACTAGGTTTCCAAAG GAAACTGATATTCACAATCTGCTGAGCAAAGCTAGTCTGTTATGGGATGCTCTTAAAGATGCAGCAAAGAAAGAGCACACTGCTGCTGAAACTACGAAGATATTTTGGGATGTCTGTCCATCTAAATATAAG GATTCTTTACGGTGCCCTGGAAGGCGTCTTCTGAAGGACAGCAAGAATTCTCCACTCACATTACATAATGCTGGCAGATTCGCTATGCATTATTTCTTTCTGTTCAGTGATATCTTTGTCCATGCTCAg TATTCTAGTCACCAAGTTTTGCCTCTTGCCACTCTATGGACTGAACCATTACCAGAATCTGATAGTCGCAA GAATGCAATCTGTCTAAAGTCACCAGAAGAACGACTTATATTACTGGCTCCATCTGCTACGGAAAAG gcagattggttgaaagcTATAAACCTTGCAGTATTAAAAGtagttttaaatcagaaaggATACACAGCACTTACTGAAAGCAGTAATCCTACTCCTCCACTAAATAGAAATGCTGAGCACACATTCTATAAACCGGGACCATTGAAAAATGCCACTTACACTGGCAGTTGGCTGCTGGGTATGCCTCACGGCGG aggtaaaatatcatttgttGATGGGCGAAATTATACTGGTAGATTCAAACATGGCTCTCCACATGG TTCTGGAACATTCATTACTCCGAAAAAAGGTGCTCTTGAAGTTTACGATGGAACTATGAAAGATGGAAAAATGCATGGCTTCGGAAGTATTAG ATACTGGGATAGCAGCACATATGATGGATACTTCAAGAATGGACTACGTTGTGGCCATGGGATTTTTCGCCAAGGAAACCTGAAAGGCTCGGATAGTGCATCCATTTATATAGGTGAATGGAGTAATGATAAGTTCAATGGTTATGGTGTTCAGGACAACATACAAAAAG GTGAAAAATACATGGGACTGTGGTTAGATGGGAACCGGCATGGTGGTGGAGTTATAGTTACACTTGATGGAATGTACTATGAAGGAAACTTTGTAAACAACAAATTATGT GGGTATGGAATCATGCTTACGGATGATAACTCTTGTTATGAAGGCGAATTTCAAGCTGGAACTCAGCTCGTTGGTAAA GGTAGTCTGAAATTCTCTAATGGCCTCGTATTGGATGGTAGTTTCTCGGGAACTTGGCCGGATGCTTTAAAGTTCAATGGAAATGTGAAGATGACAAGCTCTCTGAATGAACCAAGAGGATTCAGTCATATGCCTGATCTTGTTCCTAG CTATTTTGGAAAAATCGCTGTGCCTCCTGAACAGAAATGGTCTCACATTATCAAGCATTGTCAAGCTATGCTTGGATGTCAGCCATCTGAAAAGCCAGATACTACCAAAGCATGGGAAGTTGTGGCAGTGATGTTAGCAGCTGGTAGGAAAACAAGtcgagaagaaaaagaaacaccAATAACGCCGATAAG GCTTTCTGCCAGAAGTCGGTCCCATTCATTAAGCTTGAGTGATGATTTAGAAAAGATACCTCCCCATAATCTTGGAATACTGACCACTGAATATTACCAACAAATCTTGCAATACCTTGGAAAG gCATTCAATGCTCCATGCCATCCACTCGGGAAACTGATGGGCAGTCTTGTCGACGTTTTTCGAGCAACTTATGTCGGTATCGGATCTCATCCTCGTTTACTTCACCACGCTGTTTTAGAGGTGAAATCATACATTCTACGCATGTACCAAGTTGTCAG GATACTTTTTCCTGATCTTCCGACTGATGTTTTCCCAGTTCAGATCTATCCTGAAGGTTTTGAACATGTTGAAACTCCTGAAGATGAATTGCGTCTGATTTGTGATGAGGAAGAAATTGGCTG TGAGGTGATCTCGGCTACTGGTATGCTCTACACATTTCTATTACCAAAAATATACCCTTCACTGTTCACATTGTATGCTTTGTACAATGAGAAAGAAGATGAACGTTATTGGGAGCGAGTTCAGAGATTGAATAAACAGTCAGATGTAGCTTTATTGTCCTATCTCGGTGTTGACGA GAAATTTTGGGAAGTAAGCGATGACATCTTCAGTACGAGATCAAGAGTTTCAATGGTTAGGGAACAAGTTTATAAATACGCTGTTGAATATCTTCAGCAATTAAG CACAGCGTTTTGCCCCGCAGAAAAACTAGAAACCATAAGGAATACTTTTAACGCATTGAATGAT GCGGCAAAAAAAGCGATTAGTGAAGATTTTCTGTGGTGTATGGATGAATTATTCCCAGTCTTCCAGTACGTCGTCGTACGAGCGAGAATTCCACACCTCGGTGcagaaattcattttatcgatGATCTCatggacagccatcttgaactCGGTGAACTGGGCATAATGTTTACAACGCTCAAG GCAAGCTACTTCCAAATACAGAATGAAAAGATTCTACTGTGA